Proteins from a genomic interval of Oncorhynchus clarkii lewisi isolate Uvic-CL-2024 chromosome 13, UVic_Ocla_1.0, whole genome shotgun sequence:
- the LOC139424147 gene encoding chondroadherin-like protein — translation MCSFADCLSRWLVAVLMLLVILLPAQAGKCPKFCICDNSKLTMACIGKNLTQVPPTIDEITVKLDLSKNDIQVLPTHAFLHIPHLTHLTLQRCNIRAVREGAFRTLGRLVSLNLANNNIEILYQESFDGLSSLKQLTLDHNRVEEIQPGAFTQLGFLNMLSLTHNQLVYIPNMAFRGLHNIKWLRLSRNSLNNLAMEAFAGLFTLTRLSLNHNELQFFPTQTMTRLAQVTRLDLSYNPMTYLGEDTVSMPKLTHLYLDHMSLQDLSDTAMSQAPFLSHLDLSHNQLRYLEPLSGPMELARLNLTGNPIHCNCYLRPLKEWAKKGKVKLMGVCAGPPHLSDEPLEGVGPMELRCRSREDMIKEEFEEQEETRERALPTAKPKKKIKCPDNCDCDVKAQHATCENRGHTKVPYGFPSNSQLLDLRSNHFHYVPSNSFPGTDQVVSLHLEHCKVREIEGGSFRGMKGLVYLYLSDNDLTSLGSETFIGAPELTYLHLEGNQLAMFPGAALAPLPSLLVLHLERNTIGKLERTGQLSSVPKLRGLYLTNNTISTIAPGALNSAHLDTLHLGSNQLAEVPTDGLSKASSLTELCLSGNSIRWVGPKAFLPVSKSLRQLYMDDMGLEKMSRDSLVGLGSGLTTLSLGGNQLEELPDLSPLTGLEVINLAHNPLLCDCTLLPLRRWMENVSLKMTATCGHPPEFRGQSVRDVHVFKSCPGESASPGKTLKGFKDTKSINPKPTLLKVTMAKAKPGKAKPMPTKPKAKPLKNPKAPASQKTRRLIKIVTTATKSSFREEVRDLAVWCQDNNLSHNVIKTKEMIVDYRKRRTEHASILNRQDCTVAG, via the exons ATGTGTTCCTTTGCGGATTGCCTCTCTAGGTGGCTAGTTGCGGTTTTGATGCTCTTGGTCATACTTTTACCAGCTCAAGCGGGAAAGTGCCCAAAGTTCTGCATCTGCGACAACTCCAAACTCACCATGGCCTGTATCGGCAAGAATCTGACTCAGGTTCCCCCCACGATAGATGAG attacagtGAAACTGGACCTGAGTAAAAACGATATCCAGGTGCTGCCGACCCATGCGTTCCTGCACATCCCGCACCTCACGCACCTCACCCTGCAGCGGTGTAACATCAGAGCGGTGCGTGAGGGGGCCTTCCGCACCCTGGGCCGTCTGGTCTCCCTCAACCTGGCCAACAACAACATCGAGATCCTTTACCAG GAGTCTTTTGACGGCCTGTCATCCCTAAAGCAGCTGACGTTGGACCATAACCGTGTTGAGGAGATCCAGCCAGGGGCCTTCACTCAGCTGGGCTTCCTCAACATGCTGTCCCTCACACATAACCAGCTGGTCTACATCCCCAACATGGCCTTCCGGGGCCTGCACAACATCAAGTGGCTGCGTCTCAGTCGCAACTCCCTCAACAACCTGGCCATGGAGGCCTTCGCTGGCCTCTTCACCCTCACACGCCTCAGCCTCAACCACAATGAGCTGCAGTTCTTCCCCACACAGACTATGACCCG ACTGGCTCAAGTTACCCGCCTGGACCTGAGCTACAACCCCATGACCTACCTGGGTGAGGATACTGTCTCCATGCCGAAGCTCACCCATCTCTACCTGGACCACATGTCCCTACAGGACCTCTCAGACACAGCCATGTCCCAGGCCCCcttcctctcccacctggacCTCAGCCACAACCAGCTGCGCTACCTGGAGCCCCTCTCTGGCCCCATGGAGCTAGCCCGCCTCAACCTAACAGGAAACCCCATCCACTGTAACTGCTACCTGAGGCCCCTGAAGGAGTGGGCCAAGAAAGGGAAGGTGAAGTTGATGGGGGTCTGCGCGggtccccctcacctctctgacGAGCCCCTGGAGGGAGTGGGGCCTATGGAGCTGCGGTGCCGGAGCAGGGAGGACATGATAAAGGAGGAGTTTGAAGAGCAGGAGGAGACCAGGGAGCGTGCACTGCCCACAGCCAAGCCTAAGAAGAAGATCAAGTGTCCTGATAACTGTGACTGCGAC GTGAAGGCTCAGCACGCCACATGTGAGAACCGTGGTCACACCAAAGTCCCCTACGGCTTCCCCTCTAATTCCCAGCTCCTGGACCTGCGCAGCAACCACTTCCATTACGTCCCTAGCAACAGTTTCCCCGGGACAGACCAGGTGGTCTCTCTGCATCTGGAGCACTGCAAGGTCCGTGAGATCGAAGGCGGTTCCTTCCGGGGCATGAAGGGCCTGGTCTACCTCTACCTGTCTGACAATGACCTCACCTCCCTGGGCTCAGAGACTTTCATTGGGGCCCCTGAGCTCACCTACCTCCACCTGGAAGGGAACCAGCTGGCCATGTTCCCTGGGGCTGCCCTGGCCCCCCTGCCCAGCCTGCTTGTGCTCCACCTGGAGCGGAACACTATCGGTAAGCTGGAGCGGACAGGCCAGCTCTCCTCAGTCCCCAAGTTGAGAGGACTCTACCTGACCAATAACACCATATCCACTATAGCCCCTGGTGCTCTCAACTCCGCCCACCTAGATACTCTTCATCTGGGGTCCAATCAACTTGCTGAGGTGCCTACCGACGGGCTGTCCAAGGCCTCCAGTCTGACCGAGCTCTGCCTCTCTGGAAATTCCATTCGTTGGGTCGGACCAAAGGCGTTCCTTCCTGTGTCCAAGAGCCTAAGGCAGCTGTATATGGATGACATGGGTCTGGAGAAG ATGTCCAGAGACTCCCTGGTGGGGCTGGGCTCTGGGCTGACTACTCTGTCTCTGGGGGGGAACCAGCTGGAGGAGCTGCCTGACCTGAGCCCACTCACTGGGCTGGAGGTCATCAACCTGGCCCACAACCCCCTGCTATGTGATTGCACCCTGCTGCCACTCCGCAG GTGGATGGAGAATGTGAGTCTGAAGATGACAGCCACCTGTGGTCATCCTCCTGAGTTCCGGGGCCAAAGTGTGAGGGATGTCCATGTCTTTAAGAGCTGTCCAGGGGAGAGTGCTTCTCCTGGCAAGACCCTCAAAGGATTCAAGGACACAAAATCAATAAATCCCAAACCCACTCTCCTCAAGGTGACCATGGCAAAAGCCAAGCCAGGAAAGGCTAAACCCATGCCAACCAAGCCCAAAGCCAAGCCTCTGAAGAACCCTAAGGCACCAGCATCCCAAAAAACAAGAAGACTTATAAAAA tagttaccacagccacaaagtcctcctttagggaggaggtcagagacctggccgtgtggtgccaggacaacaacctctcccacaacgtgatcaagacaaaggagatgattgtggactacaggaaaaggaggaccgagcatgcctcAATTCTCAATCGACAAGACTGCACtgtagcaggttga
- the LOC139364791 gene encoding ran GTPase-activating protein 1-like isoform X1, producing MATDAVAQLADSLAKTQVTEGELSYKGQGRKFDNAQSVEEMVKEIQEFKGLQALRLEGNTYGVEAAQAIAKALETKSEFKYCYWSDMFTGRLRSEIPPALNSLGAALMTAGARLTVLDLSDNAFGPDGVKGIEKLLKSTACHTLQELRLNNCGMGIGGGKILAAALTECYKQSSAQGTPLGLKVFIAGRNRLENDGATALAQAFQLMGSLEEVHVPQNGINHPGVTALATAMQHNPQLRVLNLNDNTFTKKGAIAMAQALKHLRSVQVINFGDCLVRSEGAIAIAEAITEGLPILKELNLSFGEITGEAALLVAQSVEGKATLEKLDLNGNCLGEEGCDALREVMDGLNMGDLLGSLSDDEGEPEDDEDEEEDDEDEEEDDYEEEEDDDVEEEDSSVNQVSSPLSVPRPPDASSFLCFPSPDKLLKLGTKRALLFEQQVDVADAGKTAEAFLKISSVYNEEDKDVKSAVLDSIDAILRKAFASPTFQGYNFISSLLVMLGLLKSEDKVKPVRVVPGHLQALEYVVRQDYFPQDHIAVLEAFMSRHIQALESCSSARNILKSTLEQVRPEN from the exons ATGGCGACAGATGCTGTTGCACAGTTGGCCGACTCTCTGGCCAAAACTCAGGTGACTGAGGGAGAGTTGAGTTATAAAGGCCAAGGACGCAAATTCGACAATGCACAATCTG TGGAAGAGATGGTGAAAGAGATCCAGGAGTTCAAGGGGTTGCAAGCGCTCAGGCTGGAGGGGAACACTTATGGGGTGGAGGCAGCACAGGCCATCGCTAAAGCCCTGGAGACAAAGAGTGAATTTAAG tactgTTACTGGAGTGACATGTTTACTGGGCGGCTGCGTTCTGAGATCCCTCCAGCCCTG AACTCCCTGGGTGCGGCCCTGATGACAGCAGGCGCCAGACTGACCGTGCTGGACCTTAGTGACAATGCCTTTGGACCAGACGGGGTGAAGGGCATCGAGAAGTTGCTCAAGAGCACTGCCTGTCACACACTGCAGGAACTGAGGCTCAACAACTGCGGCATGGGCATTGGTGGAGGCAAG ATCTTAGCTGCAGCGTTGACGGAGTGCTATAAGCAGTCCAGTGCACAGGGCACCCCCCTCGGGCTAAAGGTGTTCATCGCAGGCAGAAACCGTCTGGAGAACGATGGGGCCACTGCCCTCGCCCAGGCCTTCCAG CTGATGGGTAGTCTGGAGGAGGTGCACGTGCCCCAGAATGGGATCAACCACCCTGGAGTGACTGCTCTGGCCACTGCCATGCAACACAACCCCCAGCTCCGGGTCCTCAACCTCAACGACAACACCTTCACCAAGAAAGGAGCTATCGCCATGGCACAG GCTCTGAAACATTTGCGTAGTGTCCAGGTGATAAACTTTGGAGACTGTCTGGTGCGTTCCGAGGGGGCTATAGCCATCGCAGAGGCAATCACTGAGGGGCTTCCCATCCTCAAG GAGCTGAATCTGTCATTCGGGGAGATCACAGGAGAAGCTGCACTGCTGGTGGCACAATCAGTTGAGGGCAAAGCCACACTGGAGAAACTGGACCTAAATG GTAACTGCCTGGGGGAGGAGGGCTGTGATGCTCTCAGAGAGGTAATGGATGGCCTGAACATGGGAGACCTGCTGGGATCACTCAG CGACGATGAAGGGGAGCCGGAGGatgatgaagatgaggaggaggatgatgaagatgaggaggaggatgactatgaggaggaggaggatgatgatgtggAGGAAGAAGACAGCAGTGTGAATCAggtttcctcccctctgtcagtGCCCCGACCCCCAGatgcctcctccttcctctgcttccccTCCCCCGACAAGCTGCTCAAACTGGGCACCAAGAGGGCCCTGCTCTTTGAACAGCAG GTAGATGTGGCGGATGCTGGTAAGACAGCGGAGGCATTCCTGAAAATCTCCTCTGTGTACAATGAGGAAGATAAAGATGTTAAGAGTGCTGTCCTAGACAGTATTG ATGCAATTCTTAGGAAAGCCTTCGCAAGCCCCACCTTCCAAGGTTACAACTTTATATCATCGCTGTTAGTAATGCTGGGACTCCTCAAG AGTGAGGACAAGGTGAAGCCGGTGCGTGTGGTACCTGGGCATTTGCAGGCCCTGGAGTACGTTGTGCGTCAGGACTACTTCCCCCAGGACCACATCGCCGTGCTGGAGGCCTTCATGTCCCG ACACATCCAGGCCCTGGAGTCGTGCAGCAGCGCCAGGAACATCCTCAAGTCCACGCTGGAGCAGGTCAGGCCTGAAAACTGA
- the LOC139364791 gene encoding ran GTPase-activating protein 1-like isoform X2, with amino-acid sequence MATDAVAQLADSLAKTQVTEGELSYKGQGRKFDNAQSVEEMVKEIQEFKGLQALRLEGNTYGVEAAQAIAKALETKSEFKYCYWSDMFTGRLRSEIPPALNSLGAALMTAGARLTVLDLSDNAFGPDGVKGIEKLLKSTACHTLQELRLNNCGMGIGGGKILAAALTECYKQSSAQGTPLGLKVFIAGRNRLENDGATALAQAFQLMGSLEEVHVPQNGINHPGVTALATAMQHNPQLRVLNLNDNTFTKKGAIAMAQALKHLRSVQVINFGDCLVRSEGAIAIAEAITEGLPILKELNLSFGEITGEAALLVAQSVEGKATLEKLDLNGNCLGEEGCDALREVMDGLNMGDLLGSLSDDEGEPEDDEDEEEDDEDEEEDDYEEEEDDDVEEEDSSVNQVSSPLSVPRPPDASSFLCFPSPDKLLKLGTKRALLFEQQVDVADAGKTAEAFLKISSVYNEEDKDVKSAVLDSIDAILRKAFASPTFQGYNFISSLLVMLGLLKSEDKVKPVRVVPGHLQALEYVVRQDYFPQDHIAVLEAFMSR; translated from the exons ATGGCGACAGATGCTGTTGCACAGTTGGCCGACTCTCTGGCCAAAACTCAGGTGACTGAGGGAGAGTTGAGTTATAAAGGCCAAGGACGCAAATTCGACAATGCACAATCTG TGGAAGAGATGGTGAAAGAGATCCAGGAGTTCAAGGGGTTGCAAGCGCTCAGGCTGGAGGGGAACACTTATGGGGTGGAGGCAGCACAGGCCATCGCTAAAGCCCTGGAGACAAAGAGTGAATTTAAG tactgTTACTGGAGTGACATGTTTACTGGGCGGCTGCGTTCTGAGATCCCTCCAGCCCTG AACTCCCTGGGTGCGGCCCTGATGACAGCAGGCGCCAGACTGACCGTGCTGGACCTTAGTGACAATGCCTTTGGACCAGACGGGGTGAAGGGCATCGAGAAGTTGCTCAAGAGCACTGCCTGTCACACACTGCAGGAACTGAGGCTCAACAACTGCGGCATGGGCATTGGTGGAGGCAAG ATCTTAGCTGCAGCGTTGACGGAGTGCTATAAGCAGTCCAGTGCACAGGGCACCCCCCTCGGGCTAAAGGTGTTCATCGCAGGCAGAAACCGTCTGGAGAACGATGGGGCCACTGCCCTCGCCCAGGCCTTCCAG CTGATGGGTAGTCTGGAGGAGGTGCACGTGCCCCAGAATGGGATCAACCACCCTGGAGTGACTGCTCTGGCCACTGCCATGCAACACAACCCCCAGCTCCGGGTCCTCAACCTCAACGACAACACCTTCACCAAGAAAGGAGCTATCGCCATGGCACAG GCTCTGAAACATTTGCGTAGTGTCCAGGTGATAAACTTTGGAGACTGTCTGGTGCGTTCCGAGGGGGCTATAGCCATCGCAGAGGCAATCACTGAGGGGCTTCCCATCCTCAAG GAGCTGAATCTGTCATTCGGGGAGATCACAGGAGAAGCTGCACTGCTGGTGGCACAATCAGTTGAGGGCAAAGCCACACTGGAGAAACTGGACCTAAATG GTAACTGCCTGGGGGAGGAGGGCTGTGATGCTCTCAGAGAGGTAATGGATGGCCTGAACATGGGAGACCTGCTGGGATCACTCAG CGACGATGAAGGGGAGCCGGAGGatgatgaagatgaggaggaggatgatgaagatgaggaggaggatgactatgaggaggaggaggatgatgatgtggAGGAAGAAGACAGCAGTGTGAATCAggtttcctcccctctgtcagtGCCCCGACCCCCAGatgcctcctccttcctctgcttccccTCCCCCGACAAGCTGCTCAAACTGGGCACCAAGAGGGCCCTGCTCTTTGAACAGCAG GTAGATGTGGCGGATGCTGGTAAGACAGCGGAGGCATTCCTGAAAATCTCCTCTGTGTACAATGAGGAAGATAAAGATGTTAAGAGTGCTGTCCTAGACAGTATTG ATGCAATTCTTAGGAAAGCCTTCGCAAGCCCCACCTTCCAAGGTTACAACTTTATATCATCGCTGTTAGTAATGCTGGGACTCCTCAAG AGTGAGGACAAGGTGAAGCCGGTGCGTGTGGTACCTGGGCATTTGCAGGCCCTGGAGTACGTTGTGCGTCAGGACTACTTCCCCCAGGACCACATCGCCGTGCTGGAGGCCTTCATGTCCCGGTAA